One Microbacterium marinum genomic window carries:
- a CDS encoding thymidine phosphorylase: protein MTAVEPFDAVDVIRTKRDGGAVAEDALRWMIDAYTREYVADSQMAAFAMAVLLNGMSRDEIRVMTDAMIASGERMSFAGLGKPTVDKHSTGGVGDKITLPLAPLVASFGVAVPQLSGRGLGHTGGTLDKLEAIPGWRAALSNDEMIAQMRDVGAVICAAGSGLAPADKRLYALRDVTGTVEAIPLIASSIMSKKIAEGTDSLVLDVKFGSGAFMRDVDKARELARTMVALGTDSGVATTALLTDMITPLGLAIGNANEVRESVEVLAGGGPADVVELTVALAREMLALAGQPDADVEEALRDGRAMDSWRRMIAAQDGDPHAALPTPRETHTVTADAAGVVTRLEALPFGVAAWRLGAGRARAQDPVIHAAGIDLHVKPGDIVSAGQPLFTLLADDENRFARAAEALEGAWEIGAEAPASTPLVLERITA, encoded by the coding sequence CAGATGGCGGCCTTCGCGATGGCGGTGCTGCTCAACGGCATGTCCCGCGACGAGATCCGTGTGATGACCGACGCGATGATCGCATCCGGTGAGCGGATGAGCTTCGCCGGCCTCGGCAAGCCCACCGTCGACAAGCACTCCACCGGCGGCGTGGGCGACAAGATCACCCTCCCGTTGGCGCCCCTCGTGGCGTCCTTCGGCGTCGCCGTGCCGCAGCTCTCCGGTCGTGGGCTCGGCCACACCGGCGGCACCCTCGACAAGCTCGAAGCCATCCCCGGGTGGCGGGCCGCCCTCTCCAACGACGAGATGATCGCGCAGATGCGCGACGTCGGCGCCGTCATCTGCGCCGCAGGTTCCGGCCTCGCCCCGGCCGACAAGCGGCTCTACGCGCTCCGCGACGTGACGGGAACCGTCGAGGCGATCCCGCTCATCGCATCGAGCATCATGTCGAAGAAGATCGCCGAGGGCACCGACTCGCTCGTTCTCGACGTGAAGTTCGGGTCTGGCGCCTTCATGCGTGATGTCGACAAGGCGCGTGAGCTCGCGCGCACGATGGTCGCCCTCGGCACCGACTCCGGCGTTGCGACCACTGCGCTGCTCACCGACATGATCACGCCGCTCGGCCTCGCCATCGGCAACGCGAACGAGGTGCGCGAATCGGTGGAGGTGCTCGCCGGCGGTGGCCCCGCCGACGTCGTCGAACTGACCGTCGCACTCGCACGCGAGATGCTCGCTCTGGCCGGCCAGCCCGACGCAGACGTCGAAGAAGCACTCCGGGACGGTCGCGCGATGGATTCGTGGCGACGGATGATCGCCGCGCAAGACGGCGACCCCCATGCGGCGCTGCCGACCCCGCGCGAGACGCACACCGTCACCGCGGACGCCGCCGGTGTCGTCACCCGCCTCGAAGCGCTGCCCTTCGGCGTCGCCGCCTGGCGACTCGGCGCCGGGCGTGCCCGCGCCCAGGACCCCGTCATCCACGCGGCAGGAATCGACCTGCACGTGAAGCCGGGCGACATCGTCTCCGCCGGACAGCCCCTGTTCACCCTTCTCGCCGACGATGAGAACCGGTTCGCCCGGGCCGCGGAGGCGCTCGAGGGTGCCTGGGAGATCGGCGCCGAGGCACCGGCATCCACCCCGCTCGTCCTCGAGCGCATCACCGCCTGA
- a CDS encoding adenosine deaminase: MAIDQHGDAKLQGVSIRSLPKVSLHDHLDGALRPQTIIELAEEAGIEVPAAAADDLADWFEDQADSGSLVEYLKTFDLTIAVMQTRDGLRRVAREFVEDLAADGVIYGEVRWAPEQHLAGGLSLDEVVDAVQEGIEEGEDAAEAGGHDIRVGQLITAMRHADRSLEIAKLAIAHRGRGAVGFDIAGAEDGFPASKHREAFEYLASEFFPVTVHAGEAAGLDSIRSALIDGRALRLGHGVRIAEDLDVIEEKGDEVQVRFGSLARWVRDREIPLELSPSSNLQTGAVAAWGTKLEDHPFDLLYQLGFAVTVNVDNRTMSRTSLTRELSLLADTFEYTLDDLEAFQLNAAAAAFLTVEEREELIELIAEGFAG; encoded by the coding sequence ATGGCTATCGATCAGCACGGCGACGCGAAGCTCCAGGGCGTCTCGATCCGCTCGCTGCCCAAGGTGTCGCTGCACGACCACCTCGACGGCGCGCTGCGCCCGCAGACGATCATCGAGCTCGCCGAGGAGGCCGGGATCGAGGTCCCCGCCGCGGCGGCGGACGACCTCGCCGACTGGTTCGAGGACCAGGCCGACTCCGGCTCGCTCGTCGAATACCTCAAGACGTTCGACCTGACGATCGCCGTCATGCAGACCCGCGACGGGCTCCGTCGCGTGGCCCGCGAATTCGTCGAGGATCTCGCCGCAGACGGCGTGATCTACGGCGAGGTGCGCTGGGCGCCCGAGCAGCACCTCGCAGGCGGGCTCAGCCTCGATGAGGTCGTCGACGCCGTGCAGGAGGGTATCGAAGAGGGTGAGGATGCCGCTGAGGCCGGCGGCCACGACATCCGCGTCGGCCAGCTGATCACCGCGATGCGTCATGCCGACCGGTCGCTCGAGATCGCGAAGCTCGCCATCGCCCACCGTGGTCGCGGTGCCGTCGGATTCGACATCGCCGGCGCCGAGGACGGATTCCCCGCGTCGAAGCACCGGGAGGCGTTCGAGTATCTGGCTTCGGAGTTCTTCCCCGTCACCGTCCACGCGGGGGAGGCGGCCGGGCTCGACTCGATTCGCTCCGCGCTCATCGACGGTCGCGCGCTCCGGTTGGGGCACGGCGTCCGCATCGCGGAAGACCTCGACGTCATCGAGGAGAAGGGCGACGAGGTGCAGGTGCGCTTCGGCAGCCTGGCGCGGTGGGTGCGCGACCGCGAGATCCCGCTCGAGCTGTCGCCCTCGTCGAACCTGCAGACCGGCGCCGTGGCCGCGTGGGGCACGAAGCTCGAGGACCACCCGTTCGACCTGCTGTACCAGCTCGGCTTCGCGGTGACCGTGAACGTCGACAACCGGACGATGAGCCGCACGTCTCTGACGCGGGAGCTGAGCCTGTTGGCGGACACCTTCGAGTACACGCTGGACGACCTCGAGGCGTTCCAGCTGAACGCGGCGGCCGCCGCGTTCCTGACGGTCGAGGAGCGCGAGGAGCTCATCGAGCTGATCGCCGAGGGCTTCGCCGGCTGA
- a CDS encoding alpha/beta hydrolase encodes MTAERRRPRSRARRVVSLAVLTVVGLLVAAVVGIVIWSQVGVMDAEAGAWDEVRQDDRIATSDTGGNVVLPVLSISGSEDGLSTPEKIRDAAPLLPSEAQFVEVAGAAHASFGDYGPQAGDGTPSIEDADMTAEITASVAGLLPRL; translated from the coding sequence GTGACCGCCGAGCGGAGGCGGCCTCGGTCGCGCGCCCGCCGTGTCGTCTCGCTCGCGGTCCTGACGGTGGTCGGGCTGCTGGTCGCCGCCGTCGTCGGGATCGTCATCTGGAGTCAGGTCGGTGTGATGGATGCCGAGGCGGGCGCGTGGGACGAGGTTCGTCAGGACGACCGCATCGCCACATCCGACACGGGCGGCAACGTCGTGCTGCCGGTGCTCAGCATCTCAGGCTCCGAGGACGGCCTGTCGACCCCTGAGAAGATCCGCGATGCCGCGCCGCTCCTGCCCTCCGAAGCACAGTTCGTCGAGGTGGCCGGTGCCGCGCACGCCTCGTTCGGGGACTACGGCCCCCAGGCCGGCGACGGCACACCCTCGATCGAGGACGCCGACATGACGGCCGAGATCACGGCATCCGTCGCGGGGCTCCTCCCCCGCCTCTAG
- a CDS encoding mannitol-1-phosphate 5-dehydrogenase, with translation MKAVHFGAGNIGRGFVGLLLHEGGYDLVFSDVAPTLVDTINGVSEYTVHEVGAGGSDKVVTGFRAINSQADPDGVADEIAGADVVTTAVGPTILPFVAPHILEGLTRRGADAKPLQVMACENAIGATDTLRGEIEKLAGDAWGDLSARAVFANTAVDRIVPGQPAGAGVDVTVEPFFEWAIEQGPFGDDRPNIPGAHFVDDLAPYIERKLFTVNTGHAATAYLGYVAGITRISDALADTGIRAKVEQALEETSGLLTAVHGLDAAELAEYRSTILDRFSNDALPDTVQRVGRQPLRKLSRHERFIGPAAGAAERGLPVEGLVGAIAAALRFEDAADPQAVELQERIRTDDAAAFTASVTGLDASHPLFARVQEAVAQRQTDLGVYRA, from the coding sequence ATGAAAGCCGTTCACTTCGGCGCCGGCAACATCGGGCGCGGCTTCGTCGGCCTTCTGCTGCACGAGGGCGGATACGACCTCGTCTTCTCCGACGTCGCCCCCACCCTCGTCGACACCATCAACGGAGTCTCCGAGTACACCGTCCACGAAGTGGGGGCCGGTGGCTCCGACAAGGTGGTCACGGGCTTCCGCGCCATCAACAGCCAGGCCGACCCCGACGGCGTCGCCGACGAGATCGCCGGCGCCGACGTCGTGACGACCGCCGTCGGTCCCACAATCCTCCCCTTCGTCGCACCGCACATCCTCGAAGGGCTCACCCGCCGCGGCGCCGACGCGAAGCCGCTTCAGGTGATGGCGTGCGAGAACGCGATCGGCGCGACCGACACGCTGCGCGGCGAGATCGAGAAGCTCGCCGGCGACGCGTGGGGTGACCTCTCCGCTCGCGCCGTGTTCGCCAACACCGCTGTCGACCGCATCGTCCCCGGGCAGCCCGCCGGTGCCGGCGTCGACGTGACGGTCGAGCCGTTCTTCGAATGGGCCATCGAGCAGGGCCCCTTCGGCGACGACCGACCGAATATCCCCGGCGCGCACTTCGTCGACGACCTCGCCCCGTACATCGAACGCAAGCTCTTCACGGTCAACACCGGTCACGCGGCCACCGCCTATCTCGGTTACGTCGCCGGGATCACCCGCATCTCCGACGCACTCGCCGACACCGGCATCCGCGCGAAGGTCGAGCAGGCGCTTGAAGAGACGTCCGGGCTACTGACGGCCGTGCACGGCCTCGACGCCGCCGAGCTTGCCGAGTACCGGTCCACGATCCTCGACCGCTTCTCGAACGATGCACTCCCCGACACGGTGCAGCGGGTGGGTCGCCAGCCGCTTCGCAAACTCTCCCGCCATGAGCGCTTCATCGGCCCGGCTGCCGGCGCGGCCGAGCGAGGGCTTCCGGTGGAAGGTCTCGTCGGCGCGATCGCGGCCGCGCTGCGGTTCGAGGACGCTGCGGACCCGCAGGCGGTCGAGTTGCAGGAGCGGATCCGGACGGACGATGCCGCGGCCTTCACGGCATCCGTCACCGGGCTCGACGCATCGCACCCGCTCTTCGCGCGCGTGCAGGAGGCGGTCGCCCAGCGGCAGACCGACCTCGGCGTGTATCGCGCGTGA
- a CDS encoding PTS sugar transporter subunit IIA → MAREVLTLGQIRIHSGSVSQEQAMKEAADILEASGAVTSAYFDAMQQREVAVSTYMGNELAIPHGTNETKDAILDSALSFVRYDGGVDWGGEPVTFVVGIAGKGDEHLEILSQIALLFSEDEEVAKLKAAQTPEDLYRLLATVNEA, encoded by the coding sequence ATGGCTCGCGAAGTTCTCACCCTCGGTCAGATCCGCATCCACTCCGGCTCAGTGAGCCAAGAGCAGGCGATGAAGGAGGCCGCCGACATCCTCGAGGCGTCGGGAGCCGTCACCAGCGCCTACTTCGACGCGATGCAGCAGCGCGAGGTCGCGGTGTCCACCTACATGGGCAACGAGCTCGCCATCCCCCACGGCACCAACGAGACGAAGGATGCGATCCTCGACTCGGCCCTGTCCTTCGTCCGCTACGACGGCGGCGTCGACTGGGGCGGCGAGCCGGTCACGTTCGTCGTCGGCATCGCCGGCAAGGGCGACGAGCACCTCGAGATCCTGTCGCAGATCGCCCTCCTCTTCTCCGAGGACGAGGAAGTCGCGAAGCTCAAGGCCGCGCAGACCCCCGAAGACCTCTACCGCCTGCTCGCGACGGTGAACGAGGCATGA
- a CDS encoding PTS mannitol transporter subunit IICB: MTTTSAPARGGARVAVQRFGTFLSGMVMPNIAAFIAWGLITALFIDTGWVGQNGPVEAWRWADSRMLGGGETADGTLWVGLVGPIITYLLPSLIAYTGGRMVHGVRGGVVGAVAAMGVIVGANGTIMFLGAMIIGPLAALALKYVEKLWEGKIRAGFEMLVDNFSAGFVGFFAALAAFFWLAPIMKAVTNALGGAVGFLIDNGLLPLASILVEPAKVLFLNNAINHGVFTPLGSQQSLETGRSLLFLVEANPGPGAGLLLAITFFGVGAARATAPGALIIQFLGGIHEVYFPYVLAKPALILALIAGGASGVATNAIFQSGLVAAASPGSIFAVLIQTAPGSHLGVILSVIISAGVTFAVAAVILLAGRKRDLAREEAGQSGFADAIARNEANKGKASAATSVLGGAGTAAAAASTEGAVATDAKEIRSIVFACDAGMGSSAMGASVLRNKIKKAGIEDVTVVNKAIANLDGTADLVITQQQLTDRAKRQNPDAVHISVDNFMNSPKYDEVVEMVRRQHDN, from the coding sequence ATGACAACGACGTCTGCACCCGCCCGAGGAGGTGCCCGCGTCGCCGTTCAGCGATTCGGCACGTTCCTCTCCGGCATGGTCATGCCGAACATCGCGGCGTTCATCGCCTGGGGTCTCATCACCGCCCTGTTCATCGACACCGGATGGGTCGGCCAGAACGGCCCCGTCGAAGCGTGGCGCTGGGCCGACTCCCGCATGCTCGGCGGCGGCGAGACCGCCGACGGCACCCTCTGGGTCGGTCTCGTCGGCCCGATCATCACGTACCTGCTCCCCTCCCTCATCGCATACACCGGCGGCCGCATGGTCCACGGTGTCCGTGGCGGCGTCGTCGGCGCCGTCGCCGCGATGGGCGTCATCGTCGGCGCGAACGGAACGATCATGTTCCTCGGCGCGATGATCATCGGTCCGCTCGCCGCCCTCGCGCTGAAGTACGTGGAGAAGCTCTGGGAGGGCAAGATCCGCGCCGGGTTCGAGATGCTGGTCGACAACTTCAGCGCCGGGTTCGTCGGCTTCTTCGCCGCCCTCGCCGCGTTCTTCTGGCTCGCGCCGATCATGAAGGCCGTCACGAACGCCCTCGGTGGCGCGGTCGGGTTCCTCATCGACAACGGCCTGCTGCCACTCGCGAGCATCCTCGTCGAGCCGGCGAAGGTGCTGTTCCTCAACAACGCCATCAACCACGGCGTGTTCACGCCGCTCGGCAGCCAGCAGTCGCTCGAGACCGGTCGCAGCCTGCTGTTCCTCGTCGAGGCGAACCCCGGCCCCGGTGCCGGTCTCCTGCTCGCGATCACGTTCTTCGGTGTGGGTGCCGCACGTGCCACCGCGCCCGGTGCGCTGATCATCCAGTTCCTGGGTGGCATCCACGAGGTGTACTTCCCGTACGTGCTCGCCAAGCCGGCCCTGATCCTCGCCCTCATCGCCGGTGGCGCGTCGGGCGTCGCGACGAACGCGATCTTCCAGTCCGGCCTCGTCGCCGCGGCATCCCCCGGATCGATCTTCGCGGTGCTCATCCAGACCGCCCCGGGCAGCCACCTCGGCGTCATCCTGTCGGTCATCATCTCGGCCGGTGTCACCTTCGCCGTCGCTGCTGTCATCCTCCTGGCCGGTCGCAAGCGCGACCTCGCCCGCGAGGAAGCCGGCCAGAGCGGCTTCGCCGACGCGATCGCCCGCAACGAGGCGAACAAGGGCAAGGCGTCCGCCGCGACCAGCGTGCTCGGCGGTGCCGGCACGGCTGCCGCTGCGGCATCCACCGAGGGCGCCGTCGCGACCGACGCGAAGGAGATCCGCTCGATCGTCTTCGCCTGCGACGCCGGCATGGGATCCTCCGCGATGGGCGCCAGCGTCCTGCGCAACAAGATCAAGAAGGCAGGCATCGAGGACGTCACGGTCGTCAACAAGGCGATCGCGAACCTCGACGGCACCGCCGACCTGGTCATCACCCAGCAGCAGTTGACCGACCGCGCGAAGCGGCAGAACCCGGACGCCGTGCACATCTCGGTCGACAACTTCATGAACTCGCCGAAGTACGACGAGGTCGTGGAGATGGTGCGCCGCCAGCACGACAACTGA
- the ptsP gene encoding phosphoenolpyruvate--protein phosphotransferase has product MTELRGVGIGLGIAHGPIARMAEPLPAPEDVPSTLGADEETTRVKEAIAAVARELEQRGETAGGAAQEVLEAQAMMAEDPALEHEMASRLAAGKTGEFAVHDAFASFRDSLAAMGGYLGERAADLDDVAQRVIARLRGVAAPGVPDPGHPFVLVAKDLAPADTALLDLDKVLALVTTEGGPTSHTAILAREKSIVAVVGVTAASGLTDGDAVIVDAAAGIVTTEPTADEVAQAERREADRAAAADAPITPGALADGTAVPLLANLGKPADAAKAVELGAEGVGLFRTEFLFLSSSQAPTVEEQTTAYTELLAAFPGKKVVVRALDAGADKPLAFLNDAHEENPALGLRGLRALRASEDILREQLTALANADAATDADLWVMAPMVSTVEETEYFVTIAKEYGIKTAGVMVEVPSSALLADKVLAHADFASIGTNDLTQYTLAADRLLGSVASFQDPWHPAVLQLVKATADGGARNSKPVGICGEAAADPLLAVVLIGLGATTLSMAPTALADVRATLLNHSLDDAQRIAEAALAASDAASARAAAQDAAAHPKEN; this is encoded by the coding sequence ATGACTGAGCTTCGAGGAGTAGGAATCGGCCTGGGCATCGCCCACGGCCCCATCGCGCGGATGGCCGAGCCGCTGCCGGCACCGGAGGACGTGCCCAGCACGCTCGGCGCCGACGAGGAGACGACCCGCGTGAAAGAGGCGATCGCCGCCGTCGCCCGCGAGCTGGAACAGCGCGGCGAGACCGCCGGCGGCGCCGCGCAGGAAGTGCTCGAGGCGCAGGCCATGATGGCCGAGGACCCGGCGCTCGAGCACGAGATGGCCTCGCGACTGGCCGCCGGCAAGACCGGCGAGTTCGCCGTCCACGACGCGTTCGCGTCGTTCCGTGACTCCCTGGCCGCCATGGGCGGATACCTCGGCGAGCGCGCAGCGGATCTCGACGACGTCGCCCAGCGCGTCATCGCCCGTCTGCGCGGTGTCGCGGCGCCCGGCGTTCCCGACCCCGGCCACCCGTTCGTCCTGGTCGCGAAGGATCTCGCTCCCGCCGACACCGCGCTCCTCGACCTCGACAAGGTGCTCGCACTGGTCACCACGGAGGGCGGACCCACCTCGCACACGGCGATCCTCGCCCGCGAGAAGTCCATCGTCGCCGTGGTCGGCGTGACCGCGGCATCCGGCCTCACCGACGGCGACGCCGTCATCGTCGACGCCGCCGCCGGCATCGTCACGACCGAGCCGACCGCCGACGAGGTCGCGCAGGCCGAGCGCCGCGAGGCCGACCGCGCTGCCGCCGCCGACGCGCCCATCACCCCCGGGGCTCTTGCGGACGGCACCGCCGTCCCGCTGCTGGCCAACCTCGGCAAGCCCGCCGACGCCGCGAAGGCCGTCGAGCTCGGAGCGGAGGGCGTCGGCCTGTTCCGCACCGAGTTCCTGTTCCTGAGCTCGTCGCAGGCGCCCACGGTCGAGGAGCAGACGACGGCGTACACCGAACTGCTTGCCGCCTTCCCCGGCAAGAAGGTCGTGGTCCGGGCGCTGGATGCCGGTGCCGACAAGCCGCTCGCGTTCCTCAACGACGCTCACGAGGAAAACCCCGCGCTGGGCCTCCGCGGCCTCCGCGCCCTCCGCGCCAGCGAGGACATCCTCCGCGAGCAGCTCACCGCGCTCGCCAATGCGGATGCCGCGACCGACGCCGACCTCTGGGTCATGGCACCCATGGTCTCGACCGTCGAGGAGACCGAGTACTTCGTGACGATCGCGAAGGAGTACGGCATCAAGACCGCCGGCGTCATGGTCGAGGTCCCCTCCTCGGCCCTGCTGGCCGACAAGGTGCTCGCGCACGCCGACTTCGCCTCGATCGGCACGAACGACCTGACCCAGTACACGCTCGCCGCCGACCGCCTGCTCGGTTCGGTCGCCTCGTTCCAGGACCCGTGGCACCCCGCGGTCCTGCAGCTGGTGAAGGCGACCGCCGACGGCGGCGCCCGCAACAGCAAGCCGGTCGGCATCTGCGGTGAGGCCGCAGCCGACCCGCTGCTGGCCGTCGTGCTCATCGGCCTCGGCGCCACCACCCTCTCCATGGCCCCGACGGCGCTGGCCGACGTCCGGGCGACCCTGCTGAACCACAGCCTCGACGACGCCCAGCGCATCGCCGAAGCAGCCCTCGCCGCATCCGATGCGGCATCCGCCCGCGCCGCAGCACAAGACGCTGCGGCACACCCGAAGGAGAACTGA
- a CDS encoding HPr family phosphocarrier protein encodes MSSQATRTVRIGSSNGLHARPAKLFAQAAKESGAAVTVAKGSGAAVNAASILSVISLGAEHGDYVTLTAEGDNAEHVLDALTELLTTDHDA; translated from the coding sequence ATGAGCTCCCAGGCCACCCGCACCGTCAGGATCGGATCGTCGAACGGTCTCCACGCCCGCCCCGCGAAGCTCTTCGCTCAGGCGGCGAAGGAATCCGGCGCTGCCGTGACCGTGGCGAAGGGTTCCGGCGCCGCGGTCAACGCCGCGAGCATCCTGAGCGTGATCTCCCTCGGCGCCGAGCACGGGGACTACGTCACCCTCACCGCAGAGGGCGACAACGCCGAGCACGTCCTCGACGCACTGACCGAGCTTCTGACCACCGACCACGACGCCTGA
- a CDS encoding PTS sugar transporter subunit IIB encodes MKILVVCGAGASSTFVAQRVRTAAQRESRDVVVMAGTPGMVAAEVGTGDVVLVGPHLGLALAGVQHDAAARGAHAVLMPDDIFDDRDGSRALSLADEAVTPAATTQRSPR; translated from the coding sequence ATGAAGATCCTCGTCGTCTGCGGCGCTGGCGCGTCGAGCACGTTCGTCGCCCAACGGGTGCGCACTGCCGCACAGCGGGAGTCACGGGACGTGGTCGTCATGGCAGGGACTCCCGGCATGGTTGCCGCGGAGGTCGGCACGGGCGACGTGGTGCTGGTCGGTCCGCATCTGGGTCTCGCACTCGCCGGAGTGCAGCACGACGCCGCCGCCCGAGGCGCCCACGCCGTACTGATGCCGGACGACATCTTCGACGACCGGGACGGTTCCCGGGCCCTCTCCCTTGCGGACGAGGCCGTCACCCCCGCTGCCACGACGCAAAGGTCCCCCCGATGA
- a CDS encoding BglG family transcription antiterminator: protein MSRTRQDRVIALLSRDPVWRTAGELADLVGVTPRSIRSYVAALNARVPGGDAVESGPSGYRVGPGAPGALQAASADETPRERLHRLVREILDADDGIDVYETAQRFHVSEATLDGDLGRVRALLGGTQLTLERSAARVRLSGTETAQRRLLSRLAHEEMEQGSFDIRTLRRVLGEKTFDTTALVAFKADLVAGLGELGYLVNEFGIGDVMMHIAITADRASRGHRLDDAPADASDTRSRIGDLVERQAAAHLGVRLGAGDRDHLAALVQTRVVAPGAAEPDAVIRDRLDDDVEGAVRTVVGRAASEFLVDIDHDDFVLRLALHVQNLRHRAQEQAWSRNALTRSLKSSYPMIFEVAVYIAEQLRELIGAPLYEDEIAYIAMHVGGRLERSRRAGRLLTATLVCPGYYEMHELLHASIDRALGREIEVVAVETRADPDWPAIDTDLVLTTIDPPAPADRIVRIQPFLTENDVERVQTAASRARRARRLAGLRAELERYFSADAFVARLDPGSDEHSTIRQLGELLVRQGVIGEDYVERTLVREEMSSTAFTDALAVPHALGMTATRTAIAVGLADPSVRWGEGRVQVVAMVAFSESDREAFQTVFEQLVEVFSERDSVQRIVRRGTTFAAFLDELVAVVDG, encoded by the coding sequence ATGAGCCGGACGAGACAGGACCGCGTCATCGCGCTGCTGTCGCGCGACCCGGTCTGGCGCACCGCGGGCGAGCTCGCCGATCTGGTCGGCGTGACCCCGCGCAGCATCCGTTCGTATGTCGCCGCGCTGAATGCGCGCGTGCCGGGCGGGGATGCCGTGGAGTCCGGTCCCTCCGGTTATCGGGTGGGTCCTGGCGCGCCCGGCGCCCTCCAGGCCGCCTCGGCCGACGAGACCCCCCGTGAACGCCTCCACCGGCTCGTGCGCGAGATCCTCGATGCCGACGACGGGATCGACGTGTACGAGACCGCTCAGCGCTTCCACGTCAGCGAGGCGACCCTGGACGGCGACCTCGGTCGGGTCCGCGCTCTGCTGGGCGGCACGCAGCTCACCCTCGAGCGATCGGCGGCGCGCGTGCGCCTGTCGGGAACCGAGACGGCGCAGCGCCGTCTGCTGAGCCGGCTCGCGCACGAGGAGATGGAACAGGGGTCCTTCGACATCCGCACGCTCCGTCGCGTCCTGGGCGAGAAGACCTTCGACACGACGGCGCTCGTCGCCTTCAAGGCCGACCTCGTCGCCGGCCTCGGCGAGCTCGGCTACCTCGTCAACGAGTTCGGGATCGGCGACGTGATGATGCACATCGCGATCACGGCCGACCGGGCGAGCCGGGGTCATCGGCTCGACGATGCGCCCGCCGACGCCTCCGACACCCGGTCACGGATCGGAGACCTCGTCGAGCGCCAAGCCGCCGCCCACCTGGGCGTGCGACTCGGCGCGGGAGACCGAGACCACCTGGCAGCCCTCGTGCAGACACGGGTCGTCGCCCCCGGGGCAGCCGAACCCGATGCCGTCATCCGCGATCGTCTCGACGACGACGTCGAGGGCGCTGTGCGAACGGTCGTCGGCCGCGCGGCATCCGAGTTCCTCGTCGACATCGATCACGACGATTTCGTGCTCCGTCTCGCGCTCCACGTCCAGAACCTGCGACACCGGGCGCAAGAGCAGGCGTGGTCGCGCAACGCTCTCACCCGCTCGCTGAAGTCCAGCTACCCGATGATCTTCGAGGTCGCCGTGTACATCGCCGAGCAGCTGCGGGAGCTGATCGGGGCGCCGCTGTACGAGGATGAGATCGCCTACATCGCGATGCACGTCGGCGGCCGCCTGGAACGCTCCCGCAGAGCCGGTCGGCTGCTCACGGCGACACTCGTCTGCCCCGGCTACTACGAGATGCACGAGCTCCTCCACGCGAGCATCGACCGCGCACTCGGGCGCGAGATCGAGGTGGTAGCGGTGGAGACGAGAGCCGACCCGGACTGGCCGGCGATCGACACCGACCTCGTCCTGACGACGATCGACCCACCGGCGCCGGCCGATCGCATCGTCCGTATCCAGCCGTTCCTGACCGAGAACGACGTCGAACGCGTGCAGACGGCCGCCTCCCGCGCCCGGCGGGCACGTCGCCTCGCGGGGCTCCGGGCCGAGCTCGAGCGCTACTTCTCCGCGGACGCGTTCGTCGCGAGGCTCGATCCGGGGTCGGACGAGCATTCCACGATCCGTCAGCTGGGGGAGCTCCTCGTGCGACAGGGGGTGATCGGCGAGGACTACGTCGAACGGACCCTCGTCCGCGAGGAGATGTCGTCGACCGCGTTCACCGACGCGCTCGCCGTCCCGCACGCCCTCGGAATGACGGCGACCCGCACCGCGATTGCCGTCGGGCTCGCTGATCCGTCGGTGCGCTGGGGCGAGGGGCGGGTCCAGGTCGTCGCGATGGTCGCCTTCTCCGAGTCCGACCGGGAGGCGTTCCAGACGGTCTTCGAGCAGCTCGTCGAGGTGTTCAGCGAGCGCGACAGCGTCCAGCGGATCGTGCGGCGGGGAACGACGTTCGCGGCGTTCCTGGACGAGCTCGTGGCGGTCGTCGACGGCTGA
- a CDS encoding GNAT family N-acetyltransferase produces MTLAKARRVLLTDTIVLENSHVRLEPLANAHAADLADAREGLDYAWYTAIPASVPEEIERRLAEHRAGRMNPWAVVADGRAVGMTTFCNIDQANRHVEIGYTWLAPAVQRTGVNTAAKRLLLEHAFEACDAIAVEFRTSWHNRQSQAAIERLGARRDGVLRNDRISSDGTLRDTVVYSILPHEWPGVRNGLDAALRRR; encoded by the coding sequence ATGACCCTCGCGAAGGCCCGCCGCGTGCTGCTCACCGACACGATCGTCCTCGAGAACTCCCACGTCCGGCTCGAGCCGCTGGCGAACGCGCATGCCGCCGATCTCGCCGACGCACGCGAGGGCCTGGACTATGCCTGGTACACCGCGATCCCGGCATCCGTTCCAGAGGAGATCGAGCGCCGTCTCGCCGAGCACCGCGCCGGCCGCATGAATCCGTGGGCGGTGGTCGCGGACGGTCGCGCCGTCGGCATGACGACGTTCTGCAACATCGACCAGGCCAACCGCCACGTCGAGATCGGATACACGTGGCTGGCGCCCGCCGTGCAGCGCACCGGGGTGAACACCGCAGCGAAGCGCCTGCTGCTCGAGCACGCGTTCGAGGCGTGCGACGCGATCGCGGTCGAGTTCCGCACGTCGTGGCACAACCGCCAGTCGCAGGCCGCGATCGAGCGTTTGGGCGCCCGGCGCGACGGCGTCCTGCGGAACGACCGCATCAGTTCCGATGGCACGCTCCGCGACACCGTCGTGTATTCAATCCTCCCCCACGAGTGGCCTGGAGTCCGGAACGGACTTGACGCGGCGCTGCGCCGCCGCTGA